In a single window of the Trichoderma breve strain T069 chromosome 6, whole genome shotgun sequence genome:
- a CDS encoding telomeric single stranded DNA binding POT1/CDC13 domain-containing protein yields the protein MAKDNIQPDVLRSAEATPIAKLSPAIADAAALVVEGVVTVTWPYSIVNKSIAFILAERDPLHRRDKGQLRVEFHGAAGKALAASSLGGGDEVRLSLHGVAWEENQAWAKHPGILEWQLKFSNRLLLKIRRAETQAVDTIDVDAADEEEEQESLPQPREPSPTPSIDIEHTQFSKPLPRTPLSTIPSKRYAYESLGPGEYTSPAFIKRARVSYGSLFEGGFDIFNEEEPVKSVKKKKRRSRFSMNPTSWRYASQSPSPEVEQEQPAEEEEEAEPKLDDVEEPAAEERIITPPPQPQPVMVDQGCQTREMSSSPTNGVQVIAESKSTGILLQPTPTHPWKHVGVDHVLQEPSPLSFDYAAAQDVPPSIHDSEPFSQPEMHLPHAGFDMSMDIDPSLQPHQADTHNHDPHASYITTATEIQPPRSQEHGLHDAHLHDLAWVAETLAPAYPTVPAHNAHDFPQGSFDRSSFTLRASPSDETHTLVSAGHHITEMHTYVQIDEARRVPSSSYPSQDGTKPSNSYPERYEEDTETATVTATLGREGRSSPPQEEYSTDESEEEEEEQESRSHRYYDWNTGRFREGYPEEEPDNQYAEYENDEEEEEEGEEEEEEEDDGEEGDEEVEDDATESEAESESEEESESESESRVFNHFAQPAPPVPRPFMPIPKPAPAAPKEPIFISLLSDSEDDGDTAPATTQAKKEPSEEPPLHQQDEVQEPPSEQEDDIGDELVDEDVDESMDEHLDEAEDKSDVEEAAEIRTVASRSSRRSSRISQLDGCDEDDLHQNEESGRDISHVEMDHPNLIISPKPHIRQQHVDIAESLAQVQDESPVVSSPLQRRTSEQHELAAVDEADDEEISTVETRGVSESTAPEPNNVEAPAVLEQDEEKLEAKQHQVHVQDEVQAPAQEPEPAQHTESPAVESTGQVTEPSLHKQDEEMEMTDIVEAPTLQPAANNDLLMEDLQSTALETQPSNAEAGAEVDIIEQDVEMQDEVLIQPREETEVVANEDDNQVDHITTDTVSKATGEPEVAAPSSPPATQTEPPHLVSMAVQILEEPEITEKQLPTPLETQQDDYENNVDAADVAPVETPPSEEVITEDVKEHAEEDVEDEFKDADEDMDEEYEDAKEEGGDNDDDFAIEQQLMSEIQHYSNPLKAHDADRVEQTFSQPPDTLEDIEEIEEDQHTQQTQQHSQQSQHGHHGEHCDHSHHDHHHAHHAHHGVHDRNSRRAEPEMSIGLQSLRSHCRAKRLSSDSADSLLTDPSVLLARGSPTMAHRQCLVGDSDYLPQRSPRSPRNKAEHSDHSIVLAKSSPRESVSPKNVSPKNVGASSPLRARRGVKGSIDASILLAQSFSPTSERSPASPTASFRAGRRKSDKSDLSVQLATTSFKGSQQQQVAEEGKQEIALDAAQDASANPQRESTPEQPTVTGHNLRSPRKPTAVSSIRAPSVASSIAEDGNMASLKTQLLRNLRTSLLECLPLKSLRFSLNKMTDILAVATLTPRQPHRPKHGPRGYMLELCLTDPSVAPTGVNIAHIFRPHQASLPTVQAGDVVLLRRVQVVSVQGRGFGIRAGDASAWAVFEKDDDEMLPQIKGPPVEVADEEVAYVQGLKRWWGLQDDKALAKIDKANQKMSQAVKDDSK from the coding sequence ATGGCAAAGGACAATATCCAACCGGATGTGCTGCGCAGCGCCGAGGCCACGCCCATCGCAAAGCTCAGCCCTGCCATCGCCGACGCAGCTGCGCTCGTTGTCGAAGGCGTCGTTACCGTGACCTGGCCCTACAGCATCGTGAACAAGtccatcgccttcatcctcgccgAGCGCGACCCCCTGCACCGACGCGACAAGGGCCAGCTGCGAGTCGAGTTCCATGGCGCTGCGGGCAAGGCGCTTGCGGCGTCGAGCCTAGGAGGCGGCGACGAGGTGCGCCTGAGCTTGCACGGCGTTGCGTGGGAGGAGAACCAGGCGTGGGCGAAACATCCGGGTATTTTGGAGTGGCAGCTGAAGTTTTCCAACCGCTTGCTGCTGAAGATTCGGAGGGCAGAAACACAGGCGGTGGACAccattgatgttgatgccgcggatgaagaggaagagcaggaaTCGCTGCCGCAGCCTCGGGAGCCGAGCCCGACCCCGTCGATTGACATCGAGCACACTCAGTTTTCGAAACCGTTGCCGCGAACGCCGCTCTCTACGATACCCTCTAAACGATATGCGTACGAGTCACTTGGGCCCGGCGAGTATACCTCTCCGGCATTTATCAAGCGTGCAAGGGTCTCATATGGCTCGCTCTTTGAAGGCGGCTTTGACATATTTAATGAAGAGGAGCCTGTCAAAtctgtcaagaagaagaaaaggaggtCTCGGTTCAGTATGAACCCGACATCTTGGCGATACGCCAGTCAATCACCTTCACCCGAGGTGGAACAAGAGCAACcggccgaagaagaagaggaagccgaACCcaagcttgatgatgtcgaggagCCTGCGGCGGAAGAACGAATAATTACACCACCTCCCCAACCGCAGCCCGTTATGGTCGATCAGGGATGCCAGACTAGAGAGATGAGCTCCAGCCCAACCAATGGCGTGCAAGTTATTGCCGAATCTAAATCGACGGGAATTCTACTACAACCCACGCCAACTCATCCCTGGAAGCATGTGGGAGTGGACCATGTGCTTCAAGAACCATCACCTCTCTCATTCGACTACGCAGCGGCCCAAGATGTACCACCTTCAATACACGATTCGGAGCCTTTTAGCCAGCCTGAAATGCATTTGCCTCACGCTGGCTTTGATATGTCCATGGACATTGACCCGAGTCTTCAACCACATCAAGCAGATACTCATAATCACGATCCTCACGCCTCATACATTACAACGGCGACTGAAATACAGCCGCCTCGCTCACAAGAACATGGGCTTCACGATGCCCATCTACACGACTTAGCTTGGGTTGCCGAGACGTTGGCGCCAGCTTATCCTACAGTGCCAGCACACAACGCACATGATTTCCCACAAGGAAGTTTTGATCGATCATCCTTTACCTTGAGAGCTAGTCCTTCCGACGAAACGCACACACTGGTGTCCGCCGGGCATCATATTACGGAAATGCATACCTACGTTCAAATCGATGAAGCACGGAGAGTACCATCGTCATCTTACCCATCACAAGATGGAACGAAGCCCAGCAACAGTTATCCTGAGCGTTACGAGGAAGATACCGAGACTGCCACTGTAACCGCTACACTAGGCAGAGAAGGTAGATCGAGCCCTCCCCAAGAGGAATATAGTACAGATgaatctgaagaagaagaggaagagcaagagagcAGATCACATCGCTACTATGACTGGAACACTGGTCGGTTCCGAGAGGGATATCCTGAAGAAGAACCTGACAACCAATATGCCGAATACGAaaacgatgaagaagaagaggaggagggagaggaagaggaagaggaagaagacgacgggGAGGAAGGTGACGAAGAAGTCGAGGATGACGCGACCGAATCTGAAGCCGAGTCAGaatctgaagaagaatcagAGTCTGAATCAGAATCTCGAGTCTTTAATCATTTTGCGCAACCCGCGCCACCGGTTCCGAGACCATTCATGCCAATCCCAAAACCAGCCCCGGCTGCTCCAAAAGAGCCCATTTTTATCAGCCTTTTGTCCGActcagaagatgatggcgacacTGCACCTGCCACTACACAAGCTAAAAAGGAACCGAGCGAGGAACCTCCACTTCAccagcaagatgaagttcaGGAACCCCCAAGTGAACAGGAGGACGATATTGGTGATGAACTCGTGGATGAGGATGTCGACGAATCTATGGACGAGCACTTGGACGAAGCCGAAGATAAATCTGAtgtcgaagaagcagctgagaTCAGAACCGTAGCAAGCCGATCATCTCGCAGATCCAGCCGAATAAGCCAATTAGATGGCTGTGATGAAGACGATCTGCACCAAAATGAGGAGTCTGGCAGAGATATCAGCCACGTCGAAATGGATCACCCAAATCTAATCATATCTCCAAAACCCCACATACGACAGCAGCATGTTGACATAGCTGAGTCTTTGGCTCAGGTCCAAGACGAGTCGCCAGTGGTCAGCTCTCCGCTCCAGCGCAGGACTTCAGAGCAACACGAActcgccgccgtcgacgaggctgatgacgAAGAGATCTCTACCGTGGAGACGCGCGGTGTCTCTGAATCAACAGCGCCGGAGCCTAATAATGTTGAGGCACCAGCTGTTTTGGAAcaggatgaggagaaactGGAGGCTAAGCAACACCAAGTGCATGTACAAGATGAAGTACAAGCACCAGCacaagagccagagccggcGCAGCATACCGAGTCTCCTGCTGTTGAATCTACGGGTCAAGTCACTGAGCCCTCTTTACACAAACaagatgaggagatggaaatgacgGATATAGTAGAGGCTCCAACACTACAGCCCGCTGCCAACAACGATTTGCTTATGGAGGATCTGCAGTCCACAGCTCTAGAGACCCAACCATCCAACGCGGAGGCCGGAGCAGAAGTCGATATCATTGAACAAGACGTGGAGATGCAAGATGAGGTGCTAATTCaaccaagagaagagacCGAGGTTGTTGCGAACGAGGACGACAACCAGGTCGACCACATCACCACAGACACCGTCTCAAAAGCCACTGGAGAGCCTGAAGTGGCTgcaccatcatcacctccGGCCACCCAGACAGAGCCACCTCATCTGGTGTCTATGGCAGTTCAAATCCTAGAAGAGCCAGAAATCACAGAAAAGCAGCTGCCAACTCCACTGGAGACTCAACAAGACGACTACGAGAACAACGTTGACGCGGCTGATGTGGCTCCTGTTGAGACCCCGCCTAGTGAGGAGGTGATCACTGAAGATGTCAAGGAACATGCTGAGGAAGATGTCGAAGATGAATTTaaagatgcagatgaagatatgGACGAAGAATATGAGGATgcgaaggaggaggggggcGATAATGACGACGATTTTGCAATTGAGCAGCAACTTATGTCTGAAATCCAGCATTATTCTAACCCCCTGAAGGCGCACGACGCGGATAGAGTTGAGCAAACCTTCTCGCAGCCCCCTGACACCCTTGAGGATATTGAGGAAATTGAGGAGGACCAACATACTCAACAAACCCAACAACACAGCCAGCAGagccaacatggccatcacGGGGAGCACTGCGATCACAGCCATCATGACCACCATCACGCCCACCACGCCCACCATGGTGTCCACGACCGAAATTCTCGCCGAGCAGAACCAGAGATGTCGATAGGGTTGCAATCTCTTCGGAGCCACTGTCGTGCTAAGAGACTGTCCAGTGATAGCGCCGATAGTTTGTTGACTGATCCCAGCGTCTTGCTCGCCAGGGGGTCTCCTACCATGGCGCATCGGCAATGTCTGGTTGGCGATAGCGACTACCTCCCCCAGCGATCACCACGGTCACCTCGGAACAAGGCCGAGCATTCGGATCATAGTATTGTGCTTGCCAAGTCATCGCCTCGCGAGTCTGTATCGCCAAAGAATGTATCGCCAAAGAATGTTGGGGCATCGTCCCCGTTACGAGCAAGACGTGGCGTCAAGGGATCGATTGATGCCAGCATCTTACTAGCACAGTCCTTTTCGCCCACGTCGGAACGCAGTCCAGCTAGTCCAACGGCATCGTTTCGTGCTGGTCGGCGAAAATCTGATAAGTCGGATCTGAGTGTGCAATTAGCGACCACCAGCTTCAAGGGctctcaacaacaacaggTGGCAGAAGAGGGGAAACAAGAGATCGCCCTGGATGCAGCTCAGGACGCGTCAGCAAATCCTCAACGTGAAAGTACACCCGAGCAGCCCACGGTGACAGGCCACAACCTGAGGTCACCCCGGAAACCCACGGCTGTATCCTCCATCAGGGCGCCCTCCGTCGCCAGCTCCATTGCTGAAGACGGGAACATGGCGTCCCTGAAGACACAATTGTTGAGAAACTTAAGAACATCACTACTGGAGTGTCTGCCACTCAAATCCCTGCGCTTCTCGTTGAACAAAATGACCGACATTTTAGCCGTGGCTACCCTCACTCCGCGCCAGCCACACCGACCGAAACACGGCCCCCGGGGCTACATGCTGGAGCTGTGTCTGACCGACCCCTCAGTGGCGCCCACGGGCGTCAACATCGCGCACATCTTCCGGCCCCATCAAGCCTCCCTCCCTACGGTCCAGGCCGGCGACGTTGTGCTCCTGCGTCGCGTTCAGGTGGTGTCGGTCCAGGGCAGGGGATTCGGCATCCGCGCCGGAGATGCCTCGGCATGGGCAGTCTTTGAaaaggacgacgacgagatgctgccgcAGATTAAAGGTCCCCCGGTGGAAGTCgcagatgaagaggttgCCTACGTGCAGGGCCTTAAGAGGTGGTGGGGTCTTCAAGATGACAAGGCATTGGCTAAGATCGATAAGGCGAATCAGAAGATGTCACAGGCCGTCAAGGATGATTCTAAGTGA
- a CDS encoding glycosyl hydrolases family 18 domain-containing protein: protein MWPTKRSATVFILWGTGFVRSAINIDGSQAVEPVTEGDPSPISDINTYYPDRYPCPLPCIDVANTHTWTPYLSVDRLKRCNEPMLLQFSITQPLDDPKSNILIRSCTLGSQETSSFKSTVSSIQNPKKASNLFRGGSLKNSPACAIAGFQVDDKLVLAKSSGGKGNGREIASLLESMSEYFEAKDNCDENFLFAYHKETVASVYIGAGLGKPTVSSALKSLAANVQDSNSISSHIVAQLCGSGRLSTRTFGVSVDTTGDLAAVQKTALGWSNGYNPSTTLCSTLQPGDYPKPNPDGTCATHLIVNGDSCDALAKVNNITTAEIESFNKGKTWAWTACKDMLVGYNMCLSTGRAPIPPPQAGAECGPLVAGTKLPADNTTSLADLNPCPLKACCSNWGFCGVFPAHCDNTCVSNCGNKIKSNSGPPATFQRIGYYEAFGLDRDCLWLKVKNANTDGTYTHIHWGFATIDSSTWKLKINDTKGQWADFKKLPNVKKIVSIGGWAYSTEAATYNIIRQAIITNKNAFTTNLAQFVKDEGIDGIDIDWEYPGAPDILVGGQPIGQKNDGAEYLSFLTLLKQKLGSGKSVSIAAPASYWYLKAFPIDRISAVIDYIVYMTYDLHGQWDYGNANAFDMCPSGKCIRSHVNITETRNSLAMLTKAGVANNKIFVGEASYGRSFHMATDGCWGPMCDFTGTRLQSDAKPGRCTKAPGYVAYAEINEIIKKGDGAQTFRDNSSDSDIMLYKGDYVSYMTTATKDTRRNEWKGLNFAGSIDWAVDLQSFTTDDLDAPPVTPKPGDNGCVSGEDNSINSGDLCEFSCGHGFCPESLCTCVTTGMTTNLPSASELEVMAWDPWDVDLNRLCKFSCKYGYCPQDICTDIPKEDEGEEEPDTGYFNYTDARWQNAQHCLLFKDPQYRDVSVNQCKPVCQAALDDAEKEGRTSNYGCIGNFPVDKEIPWEKYPGASYEVAPGQCLCDNMLINEIADFVLDALPIIAQIGCYILMSSLKLVLEVGLEFIPGVGKPLDAGLDMALTATEMVNYIYPEGEDPGGAFEWWLSPCGGSGLVPDDIKNIFDTLSQVAGGVSSFKPPKNIPKGSGKKGDDGNPTDRGKPRPNTGGSGKGTPAKKQCKVPPSKQTQRLGQGKNTLRIQSCVGDKTKTTEIVVTSLDYAANAKATQVAKHCDAAWSQACYHYSSAIQVNRQWATLTCPQEAAATKHRLDARATSVWSTQHDGAGWQDRNAAGRTWQNCDRDEYPPAYLLSETDPAYINSGSNSKGQLVRYVPNTQNQKAGQMWKGTCFGTPVKALSDKVLMDSVAKAPQSKKQNIQKVNFEQTMAEIGVDVRPEFTISSWGPPSSPDAGLSANPCWPRGIAAADPGFALLTYDPYYGGQAPPYNYRAQYVQGANGS, encoded by the exons ATGTGGCCGACCAAGAGGTCTGCTACTGTCTTCATCCTTTGGGGGACTGGCTTTGTGCGCTCTGCCATCAATATCGATGGTTCTCAAGCCGTGGAGCCGGTCACCGAAGGGGACCCTTCACCTATTTCGGACATCAATACCTACTACCCTGATCGATATCCCTGTCCTCTTCCGTGTATTGATGTTGCAAATACACACACTTGGACACCATATTTGTCTGTGGACCGTCTGAAGCGTTGCAATGAGCCCATGCTGCTACAATTCTCTATTACACAACCACTTGACGACCCAAAATCCAATATCTTGATACGAAGCTGCACGCTTGGTTCTCAGGAGACTTCTTCCTTTAAGAGCACTGTATCCTCGATACAGAATCCGAAAAAGGCAAGCAATCTGTTTCGAGGTGGAAGCCTCAAAAACTCTCCAGCATGTGCCATTGCTGGTTTCCAAGTCGACGACAAGCTTGTGCTTGCcaagagcagcggcggcaaagGAAACGGCCGTGAAATTGCTAGCCTCTTGGAGAGCATGAGCGAATActttgaagccaaagacaatTGCGACGAAaactttctttttgcctATCACAAGGAAACCGTCGCAAGCGTCTACATCGGCGCTGGTCTTGGGAAGCCGACTGTGAGCTCTGCCCTGAAAAGCCTGGCTGCGAATGTGCAGGACAGcaactccatctccagccacATAGTTGCCCAGCTTTGTGGCAGCGGTCGTCTATCAACTAGAACCTTTGGTGTCTCGGTTGACACAACTGGTGATCTTGCGGCTGTTCAGAAGACAGCCTTGGGCTGGAGCAATGGC TACAACCCTTCAACCACTCTCTGTTCTACTCTTCAACCTGGAGACTAC CCTAAACCAAATCCTGATGGCACTTGCGCAACACACCTCATTGTAAACGGTGACTCATGTGATGCCCTAGCCAAGGTGAACAACATCACGACTGCTGAAATTGAAAGCTTCAATAAAGGCAAAACTTGGGCTTGGACTGCGTGTAAAGACATGCTCGTCGGCTACAACATGTGTCTGAGCACTGGCAGGGCGCCAATTCCGCCTCCTCAGGCCGGTGCAGAGTGCGGCCCCTTGGTTGCTGGGACAAAACTCCCAGCAGACAATACAACTTCGTTGGCAGATCTTAACCCTTGTCCCCTAAAGGCTTGCTGCAGCAATTGGGGCTTCTGTGGTGTTTTCCCTGCGCATTGTGAC AACACTTGTGTCTCAAATTGCGGCAACAAGATCAAATCGAATTCAGGCCCTCCTGCAACATTTCAACGAATTGGCTATTACGAGGCATTTGGCCTTGATAGAGATTGCCTCTGGCTAAAGGTTAAAAATGCAAATACAGATGGCACTTACACGCATATTCACTGGGGCTTTGCTACGATCGACTCGAGTACCTGGAAGCTCAAGATCAACGACACCAAAGGTCAATGGGCAGATTTTAAGAAGCTGCCCaatgtgaagaagattgtgTCTATTGGTGGATGGGCATACTCGACTGAAGCAGCAACCTACAATATTATCCGACAAGCCATCATTACAAACAAGAATGCGTTTACTACGAACCTTGCTCAATTTGTCAAGGATGAAGGTATTGACGGCATTGATATTGACTGGGAATATCCTGGT GCACCGGATATTCTCGTCGGCGGCCAACCCATTGGTCAAAAGAATGATGGAGCTGAATATCTTAGCTTTCTCACATTGCTAAAACAGAAACTAGGTTCAGGGAAATCTGTATCAATCGCAGCACCAGCTTCATACTGGTACCTCAAGGCCTTCCCCATTGACAGAATCAGTGCGGTCATCGATTACATTGTGTATATGACTTACGATCTGCACGGCCAATGGGATTACGGGAACGCAAATGCGTTTGACATGTGCCCGTCGGGCAAATGCATTCGCAGTCATG TCAACATAACTGAAACCAGAAACTCTCTCGCAATGC TTACCAAGGCTGGCGTGGCAAACAACAAGATTTTCGTCGGTGAAGCTAGCTATGGGAGATCCTTCCACATGGCTACAGATGGATGCTGGGGACCTATGTGCGACTTCACTGGAACCAGACTCCAGTCAGATGCGAAGCCTGGACGATGCACCAAGGCACCTGGTTATGTTGCCTATGCCGAAATCAACGAGATTATCAAGAAAGGTGACGGTGCTCAAACGTTCCGTGATAATTCTTCTGACTCGGACATAATGCTCTATAAAG GAGACTATGTCAGCTATAtgacaacagcaacaaaggACACAAGACGCAACGAATGGAAAGGATTGAACTTTGCCGGAAGCATAGACTGGGCCGTAGATTTGCAATCATTCACAACAGACGATCTGGACGCTCCACCAGTCACACCAAAGCCCGGCGACAACGGCTGCGTCTCCGGGGaagacaacagcatcaactccgGCGATCTCTGCGAATTCTCATGCGGCCATGGCTTCTGTCCAGAATCTCTCTGTACCTGCGTCACAACAGGAATGACAACCAACCTTCCATCGGCATCAGAGTTGGAGGTTATGGCCTGGGATCCATGGGATGTAGATTTAAACCGACTCTGCAAGTTCAGCTGCAAGTACGGCTATTGCCCACAAGATATCTGCACAGACATCCctaaagaagatgaaggcgaagaggagcCTGACACGGGCTACTTCAACTATACGGATGCGAGGTGGCAAAACGCTCAACACTGCTTGCTCTTCAAAGATCCGCAGTACAGAGACGTCAGTGTGAACCAGTGTAAGCCGGTATGTCAGGCAGCACTCGACGATgcggaaaaagaaggccgGACAAGCAACTATGGCTGTATTGGCAACTTCCCGGTCGACAAAGAAATTCCGTGGGAAAAGTATCCGGGAGCCAGTTACGAAGTTGCGCCGGGACAATGTCTCTGCGACAATATGCTCATCAATGAGATTGCAGACTTTGTCCTGGATGCGCTGCCAATTATCGCTCAG ATTGGGTGCTACATTCTCATGTCTTCTCTCAAGCTTGTGCTTGAAGTTGGCTTGGAATTCATCCCTGGAGTCGGGAAGCCTCTCGATGCCGGCTTAG ATATGGCTCTGACCGCAACCGAGATGGTGAATTACATATATCCAGAAGGCGAGGATCCTGGTGGTGCTTTTGAATGGTGGTTGAGTCCATGTGGTGGCTCCGGGCTGGTGCCAGACGACATCAAGAATATCTTTGACACTCTTAGCCAGGTAGCAGGGGGTGTTTCGAGTTTCAAACCACCGAAAAACATCCCCAAAGGAAGCGGCAAGAAAGGCGACGACGGCAATCCGACAGATAGAGGGAAGCCTCGGCCCAACACTGGTGGCAGTGGAAAAGGCAcgccggccaagaagcaatGCAAGGTTCCGCCCTCCAAGCAGACCCAACGTCTTGGCCAGGGGAAGAACACGCTGCGCATACAATCCTGTGTCGGCGACAAGACGAAGACTACCGAGATTGTTGTTACCTCGCTCGATTACGCGGCCAATGCAAAGGCAACTCAAGTGGCCAAGCATTGCGATGCTGCTTGGTCGCAGGCATGCTACCATTACAGCTCAGCCATCCAGGTCAACCGCCAGTGGGCAACGCTCACATGCccgcaagaagcagcggcgACAAAACATCGTCTCGACGCCCGGGCGACGTCGGTTTGGTCAACTCAGCACGACGGAGCGGGCTGGCAAGATCGAAATGCTGCCGGACGCACATGGCAGAACTGCGACAGAGACGAGTACCCACCGGCATATCTTCTGAGCGAGACAGATCCAGCCTATATAAACAGCGGATCAAACAGCAAGGGGCAGTTGGTTCGCTATGTGCCCAACACGCAGAATCAAAAGGCCGGTCAGATGTGGAAGGGCACATGCTTCGGCACTCCGGTAAAGGCCTTGTCCGACAAGGTCTTGATGGACAGCGTGGCAAAGGCGCCTCagtccaagaagcagaataTCCAAAAGGTAAACTTTGAGCAAACGATGGCAGAGATTGGTGTCGACGTTCGCCCCGAGTTTACCATCTCCTCATGGGGTCCCCCGAGCAGTCCGGATGCTGGCCTGTCGGCCAATCCATGCTGGCCAAGaggcattgctgccgccgaccCTGGGTTTGCTCTGCTCACATATGATCCTTATTATGGAGGCCAAGCGCCGCCGTACAACTACAGAGCACAATATGTCCAGGGCGCAAATGGGTCTTGA
- a CDS encoding malic enzyme, NAD binding domain-containing protein has translation MSSVDVLAIEEAMKLASLDQHRGYAQDHYTEVKQDHDTEYLKESEASAYQVLREPLWNKGLSFTPEQRVAKNLTGLLPHAMESLETQCARAMKMIHSRQTGIDKYLYLSSVKAQNVDLFYRLLMDNIRDLMPLVYTPTIGDVCLQYSTLYTRPEALYISIKQRKSIRTMLRNWPCPNPEICVVTDGSRILGLGDLGINGVGISIGKLALYTAAAGIHPAKTLPIVLDTGTNNETNLKDPFYLGLRQKRVSYAEQQAFMDEFMEAVKEVYPNMVVQFEDFDSEKAFNYLDRYRNNYRAFNDDIQGTGAVVLAGYINAVNLSSVPLEEQRLVFMGAGSAGVGVAKQLVEYYTRRGLTEAEARDKFFLVDTKGLVTMDRGDKLAEHKKYFARVDNAGHQFRTLEEVIEYVKPSALVGLAATFGIFTESVVRALKASVDAGGLGRRPILFPLSNPLTKAECTFEQAVQWTDGSVVFASGSPFNSFTLKGNNVYVFPGLGLGAILSKATRVTDEMVYTSAAALAGSLNAEEVHQGLIYPKIDRVRDASIIVAREVMKAARRDGVSELPESLWIEWEEWGDVALTNYIKQRVYNPTSFSEAKGRL, from the exons ATGTCTTCAGTCGACGTTTTGGCCATTGAGGAGGCCATGAAGTTGGCGTCCCTGGACCAGCACCGGGGCTACGCCCAAGATCACTATACCGAGGTTAAGCAGGACCACGACACCGAGTACCTCAAGGAGTCCGAGGCTTCCGCCTATCAGGTCCTTCGTGAGCCATTGTGGAACAAAG GCCTTTCATTTACTCCCGAACAACGTGTTGCCAAGAATCTCACTGGCCTCCTACCCCACGCCATGGAGAGCCTCGAGACCCAGTGCGCCAGGGCTATGAAGATGATTCATAGCCGCCAGACGGGCATTGACAAGTACCTCTACCTGTCCAGTGTCAAGGCACAAAATGTCGACCTCTTCTACCGCCTGCTCATGGACAACATCCGCGACTTGATGCCCCTCGTTTACACCCCCACCATTGGCGACGTCTGCCTGCAATACTCTACCCTATACACCCGACCCGAAGCATTGTATATTTCGATCAAGCAGCGAAAGTCCATCCGAACCATGCTTCGCAACTGGCCCTGCCCCAACCCTGAGATCTGCGTCGTCACTGACGGCTCTCGAATTCTGGGTCTCGGCGATCTTGGCATTAACGGTGTTGGTATTTCG ATCGGCAAACTAGCTTTGTATACTGCGGCCGCGGGTATTCACCCCGCCAAGACCCTGCCCATCGTCTTGGATACCGGCACCAACAACGAGACCAACCTCAAGGACCCTTTCTACTTGGGCTTGCGCCAAAAGAGAGTTTCCTATGCGGAACAGCAGGCATTCATGGATGAGTTCATGGAGGCCGTGAAGGAGGTGTATCCCAACATGGTCGTCCAGTTCGAGGACTTTGACAGCGAAAAGGCCTTCAACTATCTGGATCGATATAGGAACAACTATAGGGCGTTCAACGATGATATTCAGGGCACTGGTGCTGTTGTTCTTGCCGG ATATATCAACGCCGTCAATCTGTCAAGCGTTccgctggaggagcagcgtcTCGTCTTCATGGGTGCTGGTTCGGCCGGTGTAGGTGTTGCAAAGCAACTCGTTGAGTATTACACTCGAAGGGGTTTGACAGAAGCTGAGGCTCGTGACAAATTCTTCCTGGTCGATACCAAGGGTCTGGTCACCATGGATCGCGGCGACAAGCTCGCCGAGCACAAGAAGTATTTTGCTCGTGTCGACAACGCCGGCCATCAATTCCGTACCCTGGAAGAGGTCATCGAGTATGTCAAGCCCAGTGCGCTCGTTGGTCTTGCCGCCACCTTTGGTATCTTCACCGAGTCCGTTGTCCGAGCCCTCAAGGCTTCCGTAGATGCTGGTGGTCTCGGCCGCCGGcccatcctcttccctctcAGCAACCCTCTGACCAAGGCTGAGTGTACTTTTGAGCAAGCCGTGCAGTGGACTGACGGTTCTGTCGTCTTCGCTTCTGGTTCTCCTTTCAATTCCTTCACCCTCAAG GGAAACAATGTATACGTCTTCCCTGGCCTGGGTCTTGGTGCCATCCTATCCAAGGCAACTCGTGTCACAGACGAGATGGTGTATACATCCGCTGCGGCGCTTGCTGGATCTCTCAACGCTGAGGAAGTCCACCAGGGTCTGATCTATCCCAAGATTGACCGAGTTCGTGATGCTAGCATCATTGTCGCCCGTGAGGTCATGAAGGCGGCTCGTCGTGATGGCGTATCTGAGCTCCCAGAATCACTGTGGATTGAGTGGGAAGAATGGGGTGATGTTGCTCTGACAAACTACATCAAGCAGCGTGTATACAATCCCACTTCCTTTTCGGAAGCCAAGGGGCGATTGTAA